A genomic stretch from Hemibagrus wyckioides isolate EC202008001 linkage group LG18, SWU_Hwy_1.0, whole genome shotgun sequence includes:
- the nf2b gene encoding NF2, moesin-ezrin-radixin like (MERLIN) tumor suppressor b: MSILGLKKKQPKTFKVKVITMDAEMEFSCEVKWKGKDLFDLVCRTIGLRETWFFGLRYTVKDTYAWLKPEKRVLDQDVPTDSPITFHFLAKFFPEKVEEELVQEITQHLFFLQVKKQILDEEIFCSPEASVLLASYAVQAKYGDYDPNFHKPGFLAQDELLPKRVLMQYQMTPEMWEEKITAWYAEHRNLARDEAEMEYLKIAQDLDMYGVSYFSITQNKRDKELLLGVDAQGLHIYSPNSKLNPQKSFPWSGIRNISYSEKEFTIKPLDKKKDVFKFYSSQLRVNKLILQLCIGNHDLFMRRRKVDSIEVQQMKAQAKEEKARKKMERQILAREKQLREDAERAKEEMERRMFQLQDEARMANEALLRSEETADLLAEKAQIAEEEAKLLAHKAAEAEQERQRLEVTALKTKEEHRLMEQKMREAEQLAVKLVEQSERRTKEADHLKQDLNEAKDAERRAKQKLLEITKTTYPLIAAYSNPPPAPGPDSSEMQLDMAASYRLDFKDSDMKRLSMEIERERLEYMEKSKHLQDQLKELKSEIESLKLEEQQQQAGLYSLRGYPEPPYIPHSNRNSAYMTQMAFFEEV; this comes from the exons GTAAAATGGAAAGGGAAGGACTTGTTCGATCTGGTGTGCCGAACTATCGGACTGAGGGAAACTTGGTTCTTTGGTCTCCGGTACACTGTGAAAGACACGTATGCTTGGCTTAAGCCTGAAAAACGG GTTCTGGATCAGGACGTACCGACGGACTCTCCAATAACATTTCACTTTCTGGCTAAATTCTTCCCTGAAAAAGTTGAGGAGGAACTCGTTCAGGAAATCACACAACACCTTTTCTTCTTACAA GTAAAGAAACAAATACTAGATGAGGAGATCTTCTGCTCTCCAGAGGCCTCGGTCCTTCTGGCGTCATATGCTGTTCAAGCCAAG TACGGAGATTATGACCCAAATTTCCACAAGCCAGGCTTCCTGGCCCAAGATGAACTCTTACCTAAAAGG GTGCTGATGCAGTATCAGATGACACCAGAGATGTGGGAAGAGAAGATCACAGCCTGGTACGCTGAGCACAGAAATCTAGCAAG GGATGAAGCTGAGATGGAGTATCTGAAAATAGCACAGGATCTCGACATGTACGGCGTCAGCTATTTTTCAATCACG CAAAACAAAAGAGACAAGGAGCTCCTGCTCGGCGTCGACGCACAGGGACTTCATATCTACAGCCCCAATAGCAAACTCAATCCACAGAAGTCCTTCCCGTGGAGTGGAATCCGCAACATCTCCTACAGTGAGAAAGAG TTTACTATTAAACCGCTGGACAAAAAGAAGGACGTCTTTAAATTCTATTCTTCACAACTGCGAGTAAATAAGTTG ATCTTACAGCTGTGTATTGGAAACCATGACCTCttcatgaggaggaggaaggtggACTCTATTGAAGTGCAGCAGATGAAGGCTCAAGCCAAAGAAGAGAAGGCTAGGAAGAAG ATGGAACGTCAGATTCTAGCTCGGGAGAAGCAGCTGAGGGAGGATGCCGAGCGGGCAAAAGAGGAGATGGAGCGCCGGATGTTTCAGCTTCAGGACGAGGCTCGTATGGCTAATGAAGCACTG CTGCGCTCTGAGGAGACGGCCGACCTGCTGGCGGAGAAAGCACAGATTGCCGAGGAGGAGGCAAAGCTTCTGGCTCACAAAGCAGCCGAAGccgagcaagagagacagagactggaGGTCACAGCTCTCAAGACCAAAGAGGAACACAGGCTAATGGAGCAGAAGATGAGGGAGGCGGAGCAGTTAGCTGTAAAGCTGGTGGAGCAGTCAGAGAGGAG GACAAAGGAGGCTGATCATCTAAAGCAGGATCTGAACGAGGCCAAAGACGCAGAACGTAGAGCCAAGCAGAAGCTGCTAGAGATCACCAAAACAACATACCCC TTGATAGCTGCATATTCTAATCCTCCCCCCGCCCCCGGCCCTGACAGTTCGGAGATGCAGCTGGACATGGCCGCCTCGTACCGACTGGACTTCAAAGACTCAGACATGAAGAGACTGTCCATGGAGATCGAACGTGAACG GCTCGAGTACATGGAGAAGAGCAAGCACCTGCAGGATCAGCTTaaagagctgaagtcagagatCGAGTCTCTGAAGctggaggagcagcagcagcaggcggGTCTTTACAGCCTGAGGGGCTACCCTGAACCACCTTACATCCCCCACAGCAac AGAAACTCGGCCTACATGACTCAGATGGCGTTTTTCGAGGAGGTGTGA